The Oncorhynchus nerka isolate Pitt River linkage group LG15, Oner_Uvic_2.0, whole genome shotgun sequence genome contains the following window.
GAAACTGGACtggaaccaggatctctagtggcacgcCTGGTctagaaccaggatctctagtgacacagctaccactgagacagagcctggacgagaaccaggatctctagtgacaGAGCTAGCACTGAGGCAGAACCTGGActagaaccaggatctctagtggcacgcCTGGACTAGAACCCGGATCTCTAGTGACACAGctaccactgagacagagcctggactagaaccaggatctctagtgacacagctagcattgagacagagcctggactagaaccaggatctctagtgacacagctagcactgGGACAGAACCTGGACTAGAACCAGGATCTCTACTGAGACagaactgagacagagacagaacctgcactgagacagaacctggactagaaccaggatctctagtggcacagctagcactgagacagaacctGGACTAGAACAAGGATCTCTATTGACACAGCTACCACTGAGACAGAACCTGGACTAGAACCAGGATCTCTGGCGCACAGCTCGCACTGCGATGCCttgagaccgctgcgccactcgagaggcCCTGTAACTGCCTGGAACTTAATTAAAGTAAGTTCCCAGTGTTTctagatttctatgaaatatgacttATAATTACTTATAATTACTGATAAATACTTTCCTTCCAATCTTTTCTTTAATAAATATGTTAAAAGCatcttttctgtgttggaatggtgtgggcgtaccccaacaacagaatagtgtgggtcgtaccccaacaacagaatggtgtgggcgtaccccaacaacagaatagtgtgggtcgtaccccaacaacagaatggtgtgggcataccccaacaacagaatggtgtgggtcgtaccccaacaacagaatggtgtgggtcgtaccccaacaacagaatggtgtgggtcgtatcccaacaacagaatagtgtgggtcataccccaacaacagaatagtgtgggtcgtaccccaacaacagaatagtgtgggtcgtaccccaacaacagaatggtgtgggtcgtaccccaacaacagaatagtgtgggtcgtATCCCAACCacagaatagtgtgggtcgtatcccaacaacagaatagtgtgggtcgtATCCCAACCacagaatagtgtgggtcgtaccccaacaacagaatagtgtgggtcgtATCCCAACCacagaatagtgtgggtcgtaccccaacaacagaatagtgtgggtcgtaccccaacaacagaatagtgtgggtcgtATCCCAACCacagaatagtgtgggtcgtaccccaacaacagaatggtgtgggtcgtaccccaacaacagaatagtgtgggtcgtaccccaacaacagaatggtgtgggcgtaccccaacaacagaatagtgtgggtcgtaccccaacaacagaatggtgtgggtcgtacctcaacaacagaatggtgtgggtcgtaccccaacaacagaatagtgtgggtcgtATCCCAACCacagaatagtgtgggtcgtaccccaacaacagaatggtgtgggcgtaccccaacaacagaatggtgtgggcgtaccccaaccacagaatagtgtgggtcgtATCCCAACCACAGaatggccagctcatcctccgcAGGGAGGTAACATGTTCTATGAGGAAAtagtatttttttaaacagtctgtttgagatacaagtttgagtgtttttgaagTGTCAATTTATGCTTTAGCCACAAATAGTATAGTATGTCTCAACATTATGTcgatgagttaacagaatattaaCTTTTTAAAGTCTAGTTACTGTAAAAGAACGTTATTAATATTTTACTTTTAAAATAAAGGTTATTGTTTCAAAACTGTAGAGATCATTTTCTTTCCCGGTTCGGTTTCTGTTTCTTCATTTTTTTTGTTCGGTTTTCCGTTCTGTTCTTCGAACTGTTTCCGACTCCTGGGGTCGTTGTTAaaactgtgtgtgttctctcgtgCCTTTTCAGGTTCACTAACTGGGTAAAATCCTTTCCACACTGCGGACAATGGAAAGatttttctcctgtgtgtattttctCGTGCCTTTTCAGGTTCCCTATCTGggtaaaaccctttccacactgggaacattggaaagGCTTCTCTCTTGTGTGTGTTCTTTTATGGTCCTTCAGATTCCCTAATCGTGTAAAACCCTTCCCACACTGGGTGCATTGGAAAGTCTTCTTTCCTGTGTGTAATTTTTCATGTTTGTTTAGGTTCCCTAACTTGGTAAAATTCTTTCCACACATAGAGCAATGGTAAGCTGTCTCCCATGTGTGTGTTCTTTCATGCTCCTTCAGGCTCCCTAACCTTTTAAAACTATTTCCACACTTGGAGCATTGGaacggtttctctcctgtgtgtgttctctcgtgCTTTTTCAGGTTTCCTAACCACGTAAAATTCTTTCCACACTGTGAACAttggaaaggcttctctcctgtgtgtactctTTTATGGTCCTTCAGGTTCCCTAGCCGTGTAAAACCCTTCCCACACTGGGAGCAttggaaaggcttctctcctgtgtgtaatTCTGTATGTTTTATTAGGTTCCTTAGCTTGGTAAAATCCTTTCCACACAGGGAGCAATGGTAAGAtgtctcccctgtgtgtgtccttTCATGCTCCTTCAAGCTCCCTAACTGTggaaaactctttccacactgggagcattggaaaggtttctctcctgtgtgtgttctttcaTGCTTTTTCAGGTTCCCTAACCACCTAAAGCCCTTTCCACACCGGGAGCATtggaaaggtttctctcctgtgtgtattatttTATGTTCATTCAGGCTCCCTAAccgggtaaaactctttccacattggGCACATtggaaaggtttctctcctgtgtgtattctctcgtgcCTTTTCAGGTTCCCTAAccgggtaaaactctttccacactgggaacattgtGAAGACTTCCCTCCTGTGTCTGTTCTATCGTGACTTTTCAGCTTCCATAACCACTTAAAACTCTTTTTACACTGGGACCAGTGGTGTCGTCTCGCTGGTTTGGGCGTCTCTGAGTCTGGTTCCCCTGAAGGACTCTTCCCGCTGTCAGAGTGagagtctggtctctctcctgccAAAGATCAAACAGAGTATTTGGTTAAACAGAGAGATCTAAATTAAAGCTCCACATGATAAAACTTTAAAATTGAGGTTTAATCCAGACTAGATCGCTCATTATAAAATAGCAAATTtgaatcctggatgctgattggttgattgCTTTAGTTATTCAAGATAATTAATGGAAATGCCTGTTAACAGTTCCATTTGAATTATCCCTACACATCCACTGTCCCACAGCTctgccaggcaatttataaactcatatccactgtcccacagcccagccaggcaatttataaactaatctccactgtcccacagctctgccaggcaatttataaactcatatccactgtcccacagcccagccaggcaatttataaactaatctccactgtcccacagcccagccaggcaatttataaactcatCTCCACTGTcacacagcccagccaggcaatttataaactcatatccactgtcccacagcctagccaggcaatttataaactaatctccactgtcacacagcccagccaggcaatttataaactcatatccactgtcccacagcctagccaggcaatttataaactaatctccactgtcccacagcccagccaggcaatttataaactaatctccactgtcacacagcccagccaggcaatttataaactcatatccactgtcccacagcccagccaggcaatttataaactaatctccactgtcacacagcccagccaggcaatttataaactcatatccactgtcccacagcctagccaggcaatttataaactcatctccactgtcccacagccctgccaggcaatttataaactaatctccactgtcccacagcccagccaggcaatttataaactaatcTCCACTGGACAGAAAAATCTAGACATAATTCCCCCGTGCTTCTAGTGCAGCATTTGGTTTGCAACAGAAGGGATTTGAATAAATAAACCTCTGCAACTGTTTTGTCTGTAAAATAGAATGTGGCTAGAACTTATTGTGACACTTTTTACCCTCATTATTTATATAGacaccaatatatatatatatatatattatataccaaTATGAAATACCACCTGTTTTATataaatatcaattacaacctgttctaccatcaatatcaattacaacctgttttatatcaattacaacctgttctaccaccaatatcaattacaacctgttttatatcaattacaacctgttctaccaccaatatcaattacaacctgttctaccaccaatatcaattacaacctgttctaccaccaatatcaattataacctgttctaccatcaatatcaattacaacctgttctaccaccaatatcaattacaacctggtttataccaatatcaattacaacctgttttatatcaattacaacctgttttatatcaatatcaattacaacctgttctaccaccaatatcaattacaacctgttctaccaccaatatcaattacaacctgttttatatcaattacaacctgttctaccaccaatatcaattacaacctgttctaccaccaatatcaattacaacctgttctaccatcaatatcaattacaacctgttttatatcaatatcaattacaacctgttctaccatcaatatcaattacaacctgttttatatcaatatcaattacaacctgttctaccatcaatatcaattacaacctgttttatatcaattacaacctgttctaccaccaatatcaattacaacctgttttaccaccaatatcaattacaacctgttctaccaccaatatcaattacaacctgttttatatcaatatcaattacaacctgttctaccaccaatatcaattacaacctgttctaccaccaatatcaattacaacctgttctaccatcaatatcaattacaacctgttctaccaccaatatcaattacaacctgttctaccaccaatatcaattacaacctgttctaccaccaatatcaattacaacctgttctaccatcaatatcaattacaacctgttttatataaATTACAACcggttttatatcaattacaacctgttttatatcaattacaacctgttttatatcaatatcaattacaacctgttctaccaccaatatcaattacaacctgttttatatcaatatcaattacaacctgttttatatcaattacaacctgttctaccatcaatatcaattacaacctgttctaccaccaatatcaattacaacctgttttatatcaattacaacctgttctaccaccaatatcaattacaacctgttctaccaccaatatcaattacaacctgttctaccatcaatatcaattacaacctgttttatatcaatatcaattacaacctgttctaccatcaatatcaattacaacctgttttatatcaattacaacctgttctaccaccaatatcaattacaacctgttctaccaccaatatcaattacaacctgttttaccaccaatatcaattacaacctgttctaccaccaatatcaattacaacctgttttatatcaatatcaattacaacctgttctaccaccaatatcaattacaacctgttctaccaccaatatcaattacaacctgttctaccatcaatatcaattacaacctgttctaccaccaatatcaattacaacctgttctaccaccaatatcaattacaacctgttctaccaccaatatcaattacaacctgttctaccatcaatatcaattacaacctgttttatataaATTACAACcggttttatatcaattacaacctgttttatatcaattacaacctgttttatatcaatatcaattacaacctgtttttaCCATCAATATctattacaacctgttttatatcaatatcaattacaacctgttttatatcaattacaacctgttctaccaccaatatcaattacaacctgttctaccaccaatatcaattacaacctgttctaccatcaatatcaattacaacctgttctaccaccaatatcaattacaacctgttttataccaatatcaattacaacctgttttatatcaatatcaattacaacctgttctaccaccaatatcaattacaacctgttctaccaccaatatcaattacaacctgttctaccatcaatatcaattacaacctgttctaccatcaatatcaattacaacctgttttatatcaattgcaacctgttttatatcaattacaacctgatctaccatcaatatcaattacaacctgttttatatcaattacaacctgttttatatcaattacaacctgttttatatcaatatcaattacaacctgttctaccaccaatatcaattacaacctgttttatatcaatatcaattacaacctgttttatatcaattacaacctgttttaccatcaatatcaattacaacctgttctaccaccaatatcaattacaacctgttttatatcaatatcaattacaacctgttctaccaccaatatcaattacaacctgttctaccaccaatatcaattacaacctgttctaccatcaatatcaattacaacctgttttatatcaattacaacctgttctaccaccaatatcaattacaacctgttctaccaccaatatcaattacaacctgttctaccaccaatatcaattac
Protein-coding sequences here:
- the LOC135559953 gene encoding gastrula zinc finger protein XlCGF57.1-like, yielding MLTTVKEEEKEEKEEAAVFGIKEGEMTVTVKEEEDVFGVKEEEEGEMTVTVKEEEDVFGEEEEGEMTVTVKEEEDVFGEKEEGEITVTLEDEEELKTGDLINTSEYRERPDSHSDSGKSPSGEPDSETPKPARRHHWSQCKKSFKWLWKLKSHDRTDTGGKSSQCSQCGKSFTRLGNLKRHERIHTGEKPFQCAQCGKSFTRLGSLNEHKIIHTGEKPFQCSRCGKGFRWLGNLKKHERTHTGEKPFQCSQCGKSFPQLGSLKEHERTHTGETSYHCSLCGKDFTKLRNLIKHTELHTGEKPFQCSQCGKGFTRLGNLKDHKRVHTGEKPFQCSQCGKNFTWLGNLKKHERTHTGEKPFQCSKCGNSFKRLGSLKEHERTHTWETAYHCSMCGKNFTKLGNLNKHEKLHTGKKTFQCTQCGKGFTRLGNLKDHKRTHTREKPFQCSQCGKGFTQIGNLKRHEKIHTGEKSFHCPQCGKDFTQLVNLKRHERTHTVLTTTPGVGNSSKNRTENRTKKMKKQKPNRERK